A single Myxocyprinus asiaticus isolate MX2 ecotype Aquarium Trade chromosome 50, UBuf_Myxa_2, whole genome shotgun sequence DNA region contains:
- the mcm2 gene encoding DNA replication licensing factor MCM2, whose product MADSSESFHMATSPSRGSRRGDLTSSPGRDLPPFEDESEGLLGENVPEEVEDGDGEELIGDGMERDYRAIPELDRYEDEGLDEDEDLSELSPGARAAAEEAMRRRDREQGLGRIGRGLLYDSEDEDDERPTKRRRRLAEMAAEGVMAEGEDEEMIESIENLEDMKGHTVREWVSMAAPRLEIYHRFKNFLRTHVDEHGHNVFKERISDMCKENKESLLVNYEELASREHVLAYFLPEAPTEMLKIFDEAAKEVVLAMYPKYDRIAHEIHVRIGNLPLIEELRSLRQLHLNQLIRTSGVVTSCTGVLPQLGMVKYNCNKCNFILGPFFQSQNQEVKPGSCPECQSLGPFEINMEQTVYQNYQRITIQESPGKVAAGRLPRSKDAILLADLVDTCKPGDKIELTGIYHNNYDGSLNMANGFPVFATVILANHIARKDEGVAVAELTDEDVKAIVALSKDERIGERIFASIGPSIYGHEDIKRGLALALFGGEPKNPGGKHKVRGDINVLLCGDPGTAKSQFLKYVEKVASRAVFSTGQGASAVGLTAYVQRHPVSREWTLEAGALVLADRGVCLIDEFDKMNDQDRTSIHEAMEQQSISISKAGIVTSLQARCTVIAAANPIGGRYDPSLTFSENVDLTEPIISRFDVLCIVRDTVDPVQDEMLARFVVGSHIKHHPSNKEGGVAGLEEVVLPNTFDVPPIPQELLRKYIIYAKERVRPKLNQMDQDKVARIYSELRKESMATGSIPITVRHIESMIRMAEAHARMHLRDYVLEDDVNMAIRVMLESFIDTQKFSVMRSMRKTFARYLAFRRDNNELLLFILKQLVSEQVAYQRSRYGAQQDNIEIAEKDLVDKARQINIHSLSTFYDSEVFHSNKFSHDAKKKLIVLQF is encoded by the exons ATGGCG GATTCATCAGAATCGTTTCACATGGCCACTAGTCCCAGTCGCGGCTCCCGGCGGGGCGACCTGACCTCCAGCCCTGGCCGAGATTTGCCCCCATTTGAGGACGAGTCCGAGGGGCTGCTGGGTGAGAACGTTCCTGAAGAAGTGGAGGATGGAGATGGAGAGGAGCTGATCGGCGATGGGATGGAGAG GGACTACCGTGCCATCCCTGAACTGGACCGATATGAAGACGAGGGCTTGGATGAGGATGAAGATCTCAGTGAGCTCTCTCCTGGCGCTCGCGCGGCCGCCGAAGAGGCCATGAGACGGCGAGACAGAGAACAAGGCCTGGGACGCATCGGACGTGGACTCCTCTACG ACAGTGAAGATGAAGACGATGAACGGCCCACGAAGAGGCGTCGGCGTCTGGCGGAGATGGCAGCTGAAGGCGTCATGGCGGAAGGCGAGGATGAAGAGATGATCGAAAGTATCGAGAACCTGGAAGACATGAAGGGTCACACAGTCAGAGAGTGGGTTTCCATGGCGGCACCTCGACTGGAGATCTACCACCGCTTCAAGAACTTCCTGCGGACACACGTGGACGAGCACGGACACAACGTCTTCAAAGAGCGCATCAGCGACATGTGCAAAG aaaataaggAGAGTTTGTTGGTGAACTATGAGGAGTTGGCGTCCAGGGAGCATGTGTTGGCGTATTTCCTGCCGGAGGCGCCTACGGAAATGTTGAAGATCTTTGACGAAGCGGCGAAGGAAGTCGTGCTGGCCATGTACCCCAAATACGACCGTATTGCACATGAAATTCACGTTCGCATCGGTAACCTGCCATTGATTGAGGAACTTCGATCGCTCAG ACAGCTTCACCTGAATCAGTTGATCCGCACCAGCGGCGTTGTGACCAGTTGTACGGGAGTTTTACCGCAGCTCGGTATGGTCAAATACAACTGTAACAAGTGTAACTTCATCCTGGGTCCATTCTTCCAGTCCCAAAACCAGGAAGTGAAGCCCGGCTCCTGTCCGGAGTGTCAGTCCCTCGGCCCATTTGAGATAAATATGGAACAG ACTGTATATCAGAACTACCAGCGTATCACCATTCAGGAGAGTCCTGGGAAAGTCGCTGCGGGCCGCCTGCCTCGTTCCAAAGACGCCATACTGCTGGCCGACTTAGTGGACACCTGCAAACCAGGAGACAAGATT GAGCTGACGGGAATCTACCACAACAACTATGATGGCTCTCTGAACATGGCCAATGGCTTCCCCGTCTTTGCTACTGTAATCCTGGCCAATCACATTGCTCGTAAGGATGAGGGTGTGGCCGTGGCAGAGCTCACAGACGAAGACGTCAAGGCCATCGTAGCTCTGTCCAAAGACGAACGCATCGGAGAAAGA ATTTTCGCCAGTATTGGTCCTTCGATCTATGGGCATGAAGATATTAAACGCGGTCTGGCGCTCGCTCTGTTCGGCGGCGAGCCCAAGAATCCAG GTGGAAAGCACAAGGTGCGCGGCGATATTAACGTCCTCCTGTGCGGAGATCCAGGCACAGCTAAATCTCAGTTCCTGAAGTACGTGGAGAAGGTGGCGAGCCGTGCGGTCTTCTCCACGGGTCAGGGCGCTTCCGCTGTGGGTCTGACCGCTTATGTGCAGCGTCACCCGGTGAGCCGCGAGTGGACGCTGGAGGCCGGAGCGCTGGTGCTGGCGGATAGAGGCGTCTGTCTCATCGATGAGTTTGATAAA ATGAACGATCAGGACAGGACCAGCATCCATGAGGCCATGGAGCAGCAGAGCATCTCCATATCTAAAGCTGGTATCGTCACATCGCTGCAGGCGCGCTGCACTGTCATCGCCGCCGCCAATCCCATCG GTGGGAGATACGATCCATCGCTCACGTTCTCTGAAAATGTGGACCTGACTGAGCCCATCATTTCTCGATTTGATGTTTTGTGCATCGTAAGAGACACAGTCGATCCTGTGCAG GACGAGATGCTGGCTCGTTTCGTGGTGGGCAGCCACATCAAACATCACCCTAGCAACAAGGAAGGGGGTGTGGCCGGACTGGAAGAAGTGGTGCTGCCCAACACCTTTGATGTCCCACCCATTCCTCAAGAGCTGCTCAGGAAGTACATCATCTACGCCAAAGAGCGCGTGCGGCCCAAACTCAATCAGATGGACCAAGATAAAGTGGCCCGAATATACAGCGAGCTTCGAAAAGAGTCCATG GCTACAGGCAGTATCCCAATCACTGTGCGTCACATAGAGTCGATGATCCGCATGGCGGAGGCTCACGCTCGCATGCACCTGCGGGATTACGTGCTGGAGGACGACGTGAACATGGCCATCCGGGTGATGCTGGAGAGCTTCATCGACACGCAGAAGTTTAGTGTGATGAGGAGCATGAGGAAG
- the ccdc51 gene encoding mitochondrial potassium channel: MKVASFNIQKFGKTKLSDPFVLKTLVKIVSRYDIIVILEVVDSSGDAVDKFLEKLNGSNKSNHYTKKISTRLGRGNYKEQFMFLYRDNLVDLVGSYQYADNQPGDEDAFAREPYVLRFKCHGTVMKDLVLIPVHTKPEDSVKELDELYDVFEDVKKKWKTDNIMILGDFNADGSYVSKKEMQKIRIRSDKNFHWLIDDDEDTTANTKNDNTYDRIVVYGDDMLDAVVPNSATPFNFQKAYKIKDEDALKVSDHYPVEVELKQLQKRKRKWSSMKFRRNTVFPSSYATCLYRHQVSGPVQWNLHRTYCTQQQSPKDEQSKMTAVKERTASALTYAGELGRQWGRNSVRTATATVNYWWGKYEEFVGLNEVRDAQSQVTEGEKAFMIARGIVREAHGSLEALQVRLKEVRDRLDRVSREEAHYLELATLEHKLLQEERRLRTAYENAEEAEREKFALFSAAVRESHEKERTRAERTKNWSIIGSVLGTVIGVMGSTYVNRVRLQELKSLLLEAQKGPVSLQEAIKIQASMHKTQQDELGNLIESLRAAVKGGVEDVKAVKPAFAPPRTPAFPVVPPSTPSVSEEAIKEILQHSQRAQGLIEDLKPQLEHLEENVGKVETELQAVKMSLQSRPVEKPVIQTRDTKLLVCDTEIVIQGLDETEKRLEAQINKTSLYNTVLTCAAFAVTVPVLFVMLRGS; encoded by the exons ATGAAGGTCGCTTCTTTCAACATTCAGAAATTTGGTAAAACAAAACTCTCTGATCCATTCGTGCTGAAAACCCTGGTTAAG ATAGTGTCACGTTATGACATCATTGTTATTCTTGAGGTGGTGGATTCCAGCGGAGATGCTGTGGATAAGTTTCTTGAAAAGCTCAATGG GTCTAACAAATCAAACCATTACACCAAAAAGATCAGCACACGCCTGGGACGAGGAAATTACAAGGAACAATTTATGTTCCTTTACAG ggACAACCTGGTGGACTTGGTTGGGTCTTACCAATACGCAGACAATCAGCCTGGAGACGAGGATGCATTCGCCAGGGAACCCTACGTTCTGAGATTCAAATGTCATGGAACAG TTATGAAAGATTTGGTGCTCATACCTGTCCACACAAAGCCTGAGGATTCAGTAAAGGAACTGGATGAACTGTACGATGTGTTTGAAGATGTGAAGAAGAAATGGAAGACTGAT AACATCATGATTTTGGGAGACTTCAATGCAGATGGCAGTTACGTGTCTAAAAAGGAAATGCAGAAAATCCGCATCCGGAGTGACAAAAACTTCCACTGGCTGATCGATGATGATGAAGACACAACGGCTAACACCAAAAACGATAATACTTATGACCG GATTGTGGTGTATGGAGATGATATGTTGGACGCTGTTGTTCCAAATTCTGCAACACCGTTCAACTTCCAGAAGGCCTACAAAATAAAAGACGAGGAT GCGCTGAAAGTGAGTGATCACTACCCAGTAGAGGTGGAACTCAAGCAACTGCAAAAACGCAAACGTAAAT GGTCTTCAATGAAGTTCAGACGGAACACTGTATTTCCAAGCAGCTATGCCACATGTCTCTACCGGCACCAGGTGTCTGGCCCGGTCCAGTGGAACCTCCACAGAACTTACTGCACCCAGCAGCAGAGCCCAAAAGATGAGCAGAGTAAAATGACTGCTGTTAAAGAGCGTACAGCATCTGCGTTAACATATGCAGGAGAACTGGGGCGACAGTGGGGACGGAACTCTGTTAGAACCGCAACAGCGACCGTCAACTACTGGTGGGGGAAGTACGAGGAGTTTGTTGGACTTAATGAAGTCCGAGATGCTCAGTCCCAGGTCACTGAG GGGGAGAAGGCCTTCATGATCGCCAGAGGAATCGTAAGAGAAGCTCACGGCAGTCTAGAAGCTCTGCAGGTTCGTCTGAAGGAAGTGAGGGACCGTCTTGACCGCGTGTCACGAGAGGAGGCACATTACCTGGAGTTAGCCACTCTGGAACACAAGTTGCTACAG GAAGAACGACGTCTCAGAACGGCATATGAGAACGCAGAAGAAGCAGAGCGAGAGAAGTTTGCCCTCTTTTCCGCTGCTGTTCGCGAGAGCCATGAAAAAGAGAGGACCAGGGCAGAGCGCACCAAGAACTGGTCCATCATCGGCTCTGTGCTGGGCACTGTTATTGGTGTGATGGGCTCCACTTACGTCAACAGGGTGCGCTTGCAGGAACTTAAAAGCTTGTTGCTGGAGGCCCAGAAGGGACCAGTGAGTCTTCAAGAAGCTATCAAGATCCAAGCCAGCATGCACAAAACCCAACAAGATGAACTCGGCAACCTCATCGAATCACTCAGGGCGGCTGTTAAAGGCGGTGTAGAAGACGTTAAAGCGGTCAAGCCAGCATTCGCCCCGCCACGGACGCCAGCCTTCCCTGTAGTCCCACCTTCTACACCCAGTGTCTCAGAAGAAGCTATCAAAGAGATTCTACAACACAGCCAAAGAGCTCAAGGGCTCATTGAAGACCTTAAACCACAGCTGGAGCACCTGGAGGAGAATGTAGGGAAAGTTGAGACTGAGCTGCAAGCTGTGAAGATGTCCCTGCAGTCTCGTCCCGTGGAGAAACCAGTCATTCAAACCCGAGACACGAAGCTCTTAGTGTGTGATACTGAGATAGTCATCCAAGGCCTTGATGAAACAGAGAAAAGACTTGAGGCGCAGATTAACAAGACAAGTCTATACAATACAGTCCTGACATGTGCTGCATTTGCAGTGACCGTGCCAGTTTTGTTCGTAATGTTGAGAGGTTCTTGA